The Nerophis ophidion isolate RoL-2023_Sa linkage group LG07, RoL_Noph_v1.0, whole genome shotgun sequence genome contains a region encoding:
- the gjc1 gene encoding gap junction gamma-1 protein yields the protein MSWSFLTRLLEEIHNHSTFVGKLWLTVLIVFRIVLTAVGGESIYYDEQSKFVCNSGQPGCENVCYDAFAPLSHVRFWVFQIILVAMPSLMYMGYAVNKIARLDEAKGGAGAVAVRPVGGGYTHRKPRKICFGARQHRGIEETEEDREDDPMIYEVPEMEPPKRPRDPLQPTPRPKIRHDGRTRIRDEGLMRVYVLQLVTRTVLEAGFLTGQYLLYGFRVTPVFVCSGKPCPHSVDCFVSRPTEKTIFLRIMYGVTVLCLVLNVWEMLHLGIGSICDILRRRRCPPQDDEYQLGLLGTNVGGEGSVGVAGPEAGSEGGDGGDGPADYVGYPFSWNTPSAPPGYNIVVKPEQMPYTDLSNAKMACKQNRANIAQEEQQQFGSNEDNFPTGGEARVALNKDMIQQAHEQLEAAIQAYSQQHRAEETLGDNQDDKPQSNIIIQTQPPPQKERKHRLKHGKGGSSGGGSSSNSSSSKSGEGKPSVWI from the coding sequence ATGAGCTGGAGCTTCCTCACGCGGCTGCTGGAGGAGATCCACAACCACTCCACCTTCGTGGGGAAGCTGTGGCTCACTGTGCTCATCGTCTTCCGCATCGTCCTCACGGCCGTTGGAGGAGAGTCCATCTACTACGACGAGCAGAGCAAGTTTGTGTGCAACTCGGGGCAGCCGGGCTGCGAGAACGTCTGCTACGACGCCTTCGCCCCACTGTCCCACGTCCGCTTCTGGGTCTTCCAGATCATCCTGGTGGCCATGCCGTCTCTCATGTACATGGGCTACGCCGTCAACAAGATTGCGCGATTGGATGAAGCTAAGGGAGGAGCCGGAGCCGTTGCGGTGAGACCCGTCGGAGGGGGCTACACGCACCGGAAGCCCAGGAAAATCTGCTTCGGAGCGCGGCAGCACCGGGGCATCGAGGAGACCGAAGAGGACCGCGAGGACGATCCCATGATCTATGAGGTCCCAGAGATGGAGCCTCCCAAAAGACCTCGAGATCCGCTGCAGCCTACACCCAGACCTAAGATCCGCCATGACGGTCGCACGCGTATCCGGGATGAGGGTCTGATGCGGGTGTACGTTCTGCAGCTGGTGACACGCACAGTTTTAGAGGCGGGCTTCCTGACGGGTCAGTACTTGCTTTACGGCTTCCGCGTGACGCCCGTGTTTGTATGTTCGGGGAAACCGTGCCCCCACAGCGTGGACTGCTTTGTGTCGCGGCCCACCGAGAAGACCATCTTCCTGCGCATCATGTACGGCGTCACCGTGCTCTGCCTGGTGCTCAACGTCTGGGAGATGCTGCACTTAGGCATCGGCTCCATCTGCGACATTCTGCGTCGCCGCCGCTGCCCTCCTCAGGACGACGAGTACCAGCTGGGCCTGCTGGGCACCAATGTGGGCGGAGAGGGGTCGGTAGGGGTGGCCGGACCGGAGGCAGGTTCCGAAGGCGGGGACGGCGGGGATGGACCTGCCGATTATGTGGGTTATCCGTTCTCCTGGAACACCCCGTCGGCGCCGCCTGGCTACAACATCGTGGTGAAACCCGAGCAGATGCCCTACACCGACCTCAGCAACGCCAAGATGGCGTGCAAGCAGAACCGGGCAAACATCGCCCAGGAGGAGCAGCAGCAGTTCGGCAGCAACGAGGACAACTTCCCCACAGGGGGCGAGGCCCGCGTGGCCCTCAACAAGGACATGATCCAGCAGGCTCACGAGCAGCTGGAAGCCGCCATCCAGGCCTACAGTCAGCAGCACCGGGCCGAGGAGACTCTTGGGGACAACCAGGACGACAAGCCCCAGAGTAACATCATCATCCAGACGCAGCCACCGCCTCAGAAGGAGCGCAAGCACAGACTCAAGCATGGCAAAGGAGGCAGCAGCGGCGgcggcagcagcagcaacagcagcagcagcaaatcAGGAGAAGGCAAACCGTCGGTATGGATTTAA